The DNA region tgCCATATGAATTTCTGCAGTTGAAAACAAAGGTGCAGATATTAAAAAGTACAAGAGATTACTCATTTTTATTATCTGATGATACTGAACTTCCTGCTCCATCAAGAGGTTCCTTACCTCATAAAGCCTCTGCCACTAATTCTGGTGTGCTTTCTGTCATAGCTAATCTGGCTGTTTATTTAGTGGCCCAGGGAGTAATCTATTATTGAGATATCttattcgttttttttttttttgggtgataTTGAAGACGCGCGAGTAGCGTTACCACCAAGCAGCAATCATTCTTCAAGAAATACAGGGAGAAAGCTGCTAAATGATCGTGAAGTGCGGAAGCCTATACCTGGAAGCAGCCAAATGCAACCGAAACTGTTGAATCGGAAAGCAGTTTCTGTTAGTAAGCAAACTCAACTAGCATTAGATTCCAGGAAACAACTGGGTAGCAGTAAAGGGAGTGGGTCTGGCAGGCCTTTGGGGCTAAAAGCAGTGCCTCCCAAAGTTATAGGTGGGCCAAACGGCAAGAGGGTTTTGACACCAGGTGTCAAGAGCACTGTGCCTGCTTTGCATAAGCCAACACTTTCAAAGTTGCAACCTTCTATTCCAAGGCAACCCTTGGTACAGAAAAAGGAAATACTACAATCTGGAAAGTCAAAGGTGATGCCAAAACAAGCTGAGCCTTCAGACAGACCTAAGCCGATTTTGCAGAAACAGGCAGGGCCATTGTCCAAACTGCCTCCAAAAAATGCAACTCGTTCTTTGGAAGATAGGCGCCCAGCAAGAAAACCAGTGAGACCTGATGAAGAAGGTGATGGAGCAGAAGCTATTAGTATGATTAGGAGGATGTTTGGGTACTTAttcttccttcctttttttttttctgagaaaaacttattatttcttattttttttccaatttattCCTTCCTTATCAGTTTCTTTTAGTTGATTCATTATCCTTTTGGGAAGTTTTGTTTGCAATAATTATTTTTGAAGCTCTAGCTTTAGAAGAACATTGCTGTGAGGGTTCGTGAGACTGGAAAACTTTATAGCCTTTAAGAACTTTTTTGCATAAGTGGATAAACTTCCTAGTGGAAATGGGTCAAGTTAAATATTTACATTCTCTGATACAGTTGATTGAGATAAAACTTGTTTCACGGTTCTTTACTTGATATGGTTAAGTTAAGATCTCTGATAACTGAAGAGTACTTCTAGCTTCAATAATGCGTAATGATGAATTTCATCTAGTTTTGTTGGCTGAGAAAGTATCATCTTGTTTTGCAGGTATAATCCCAACAGATatcgggatgatgatgatactagTGATATGGAGGCTAATTTTGATGACATACTGAGGGAAGAAAAACTAAGGTTGGTGAAATTGTCTCTATTTCCAAACTTATTTTCAACATTTGTTTGTTCATGCTGAGCTCCAAGTTCACTGGATCTGCTACTAGTGTAAGGCATAAACATGCACCTTAATTCATGGGCTAGAAGTTCAAATTCAAGGCTTCTCCTAGATTAGGCATTTGTTTCatagatttcaaaaaaaaaaaaaaaaaatcttattgaCTACATGGGTGAAGTTGAAAGGAGATGCTATCCATTTggcattttcatttttttactgTGATTTCAAGACACACAAAAACCTGTAAACAGTAGTTTGAGAACTATAGTTTAACCTTCTTTGTGTTTGGCTCtaaaatgagatttttttttttttttggattttttctaTACGAGTTTGAAAACTTAAAACAATGCTTCTTTTGACAGCCTGCTTAATTTTGATGAGAACCAGCAATTTTTCTATACTTGGTTTTTAGGATATGTATTGTATGtctgcaattttttttcctgGTACCTCTTGTCAAGATAACGTGCTTCAATAGTCTCCTGCGCAAGCAAGAGAAGGACGCCGAATGCTGACCTCATTTTAATTTGTTCTCCAGTGCGAAGATAGCAAAGgaagaagacgaagaagaaCTGTGGaagatagaagaagaagaaaggagggAGCGCCTGAGAAAACAGGCAAAGAAGCGCAAGTTGAGCCATCAATGACGGCAAAGATGTTTTCCCTTGCTTAATAGATAGAGCTATAGAGGTTTTCACATTTTCTTGGCAAGTAAAGGGGGCTGTGGGGAGTTTGTACAGGAATATCTGAGTCCCCCCTTAATTTACCAGTTGATTTGTATCTATTGGTTGTATTGAGCGTTGGCACTCATTGCCCATGCAGTTGTAACTGAAATTTTTCAATCATTTTGCAGCTGTGATAATTTAATGTCCCTGTTTACCAAGCCAAATCTGAGAAAATTCTCAAGTCCATGGGTACCCATTGAGTTATTTGCTACAATATATATGCCATAACCTACTATGTGCTGATTTGGATTATTTACGTTCTCCTCATGTTAATTCAAGCATTGGTTTGTGAATATTCAATAGTTATGTATTATAAAAAGCATGTAAGTTTTATACTTTAACTATTATTTTTTGCATTAATAGAGACTTAAGTTGGATTCTGAGGTCATAAATCATTGATTTAGATATATTCTATAGTACGCACTTTAGTTTTGGTTTTGGAAAACAGTGCTTCGTCAGGGGGCCGAAGTTCGTTCctgatttgttttcaaattttgacaaGCTTGTTCCATTGGATGGTTGGGTCGAGTTGTCAAAATTTGAACGATGGTGTAATGGATTTGAATTGGACTATTGCTTATCCACTTGGATTCTCCTCCTACGGAATCGCGGATGTAATTGTGTGAAAAGGAAGATGTGAAACAGCTGGAACGCTTTGGATGGAGACTAGTTATGTGACATCAAACCACCCACTAGTATTCCCTCCCAAAattaatttgactaatctttaaaatatttaagttatattctactatatagaaataTTTAGATCAAtataatttttgtctttttaaaaatttaaaaatatatagaaatattataagttAGTACTACTTTTGACTTgtgaaaaatgtattttttttggtttaaaaatacCCCTCAACCTAACAGATCAAGTTTGGGCAAAttggcccatttttttttaatttcagaaTAATTAAAACTCacccgttttttaaaacccaaacccaCCCTGGCCCGTTTTCACTCTAAATTAAACATGGTACAATCTTTTCAGATATTTTAACACAAACATTCACAAGAACTTTTGGTCATTTTACTAACGTCATCTACTAAGTTTGAGCAAAATCATGTGACACTTGACTTtctaaaaacaaaacaaaatctttgtgataaaatgaggattttgaATTATCATAGCGACTTTGACGTATCTCTGTGACAAGAAACGGACAAGAGTGATGCTTTCATAGtttgatgatgaatgaaagctCCTCATGCTCATCCTGATGGACAATTCAAATACTTCTCTCCGGTGAATGGCAAaccttttgaaaaataaaagcagtataaagaagaggaagaaggtaatgatttttttttactcattaGACTCCCTTCTGATtctatttctttctctttattgTTGCCTGTTTAAGCCATTAATAATTTACTTGCTTGTCTCCAAATTGTAAGAGGAATTGTGCTATTCATAACagggaaatatttttctagcatgaaaattaggaaaaagttGCTTTTTTAGTCACCTGTATGATTCAAAATGGCCTTGGTGCCCGGTAGAATTGCTCTTTGCAGGTGAGAAGGCGCTTTAAGCAGTTAAGAAATGAAGCTCTTTGGTCATTTTACAAGAGGAAATTGTTTTAGTAAAATCAGGATTCACTCTCTGATCTCGCACTGACCCCTTTATTATCAAGCTTCTCTAGTCAAGAAAACGCAAATTGGATTCCGAAGATCTTTGAAGCTCGATCCTCAATTCAGCTACTTCTCTCCGCTTAATGGCAAACCTTTTCGGCTTGTTTCTTGCGTGAATTATTGGTTTTTACTCATTAGACTCCCTTCTGATTCTATTTCTCATTTAGGTTGCTTTTAAGCCATTAATACCTTTGCTTGTCTCCAAATTGTAAGTGGAATTGCA from Lycium ferocissimum isolate CSIRO_LF1 chromosome 2, AGI_CSIRO_Lferr_CH_V1, whole genome shotgun sequence includes:
- the LOC132046731 gene encoding uncharacterized protein LOC132046731, giving the protein MRGYERDEYEEHEDLDEYEEEGEEQEQYEGGEEEYEEEEIQQPPEELLEYLELRQRLKEDIRKQRQKELGSANGLSREIKKALPRDNYGSFFGPSEPVIAQRVIQESKSLLENPNLAAKVMTSNHDNDQSSATKHAGSKSGTSSNAPKITNKLKTKVQILKSTRDYSFLLSDDTELPAPSRGSLPHKASATNSDARVALPPSSNHSSRNTGRKLLNDREVRKPIPGSSQMQPKLLNRKAVSVSKQTQLALDSRKQLGSSKGSGSGRPLGLKAVPPKVIGGPNGKRVLTPGVKSTVPALHKPTLSKLQPSIPRQPLVQKKEILQSGKSKVMPKQAEPSDRPKPILQKQAGPLSKLPPKNATRSLEDRRPARKPVRPDEEGDGAEAISMIRRMFGYNPNRYRDDDDTSDMEANFDDILREEKLSAKIAKEEDEEELWKIEEEERRERLRKQAKKRKLSHQ